Proteins encoded in a region of the Saccharothrix ecbatanensis genome:
- a CDS encoding GlsB/YeaQ/YmgE family stress response membrane protein: MPVSGIISALVVGLIIGALGRLALPGKQNIPIWLTILVGIAAAILGTVIANALGVGDTRGIDWIELIIQIALAAGGVSLAAGMYGRKRV, from the coding sequence ATGCCCGTCTCCGGAATCATCAGCGCCCTCGTCGTCGGCCTCATCATCGGCGCACTCGGCCGACTCGCGCTGCCCGGCAAGCAGAACATCCCGATCTGGCTGACCATCCTCGTCGGCATCGCCGCCGCGATCCTGGGCACCGTCATCGCGAACGCCCTCGGTGTCGGCGACACCCGCGGCATCGACTGGATCGAACTGATCATCCAGATCGCCCTCGCCGCCGGCGGCGTCAGCCTCGCCGCCGGCATGTACGGCCGCAAACGGGTCTGA